The following coding sequences lie in one Spirosoma sp. KUDC1026 genomic window:
- a CDS encoding ABC transporter permease gives MLKNQLLVAWRSLMRNKAFSIINIVGLAIGLTVCLLISLFVLDELSYDRFNDKADQIVRVIFRGTIQGGNINEAMVMAPTAQTLKAEFPEVRDATRLSQTGSTLFTYQNKTFKEHAIAFVDANFFDVFSLPFLKGNSKTALLQPNTAVIDQVTARKYFGNEDPIGKVLTIKGEPTTYTITGLIDAIPTNAHFQASLLLSMASRPDAKSTSWMISGFHTYLVLPQDYDYKRLEAKLPQIVEKYMAPQLQQAFGMNMAQFRQKGNDVGLYLQPLTDIHLHSNLTGELSPNGTIQYVYLFGAIALFMLLIACINFMNLSTAGASKRAKEVGIRKVMGSEKQGLVRQFLIESMLLTSLSLILAIGLLYLSLPFFNELAGKQLTLSFLKTPWLLPALLGVGVLVGTLAGSYPAFFLASFKPITVLKGRTMFNHTSKSGLGLRSGLVVFQFFVSILLTIGTVVVYQQLTYIQQKKLGYSREQVLILPEAWRLGRNVDILKNQMQQDARVLSASVSPFLPAGPSNSNNFIVYADNREGQLTKTLCYEVDDQYMPTLGMKLVAGRNFSTDFGTDSTAIVLNETAAKTFGWGKQAIGHTLTRPQNDGAKTTYRVIGVVEDFHFRSLHERIAPLVMTLSKNGGFLIVKTKTQDVTSLLSTLKQEWATLLPEEPFVYSFLDESFNATYRAEQRTGQILGIFAELTIFIACLGLFGLATFTAEQRTKEIGVRKVLGASVFSIVGLLSKDFLKLVLVALLLASPIAYYAMHRWLQDFAYRVDISWWVFALAGLLAVGIALLTVSFQSIKAALVNPVESLRRD, from the coding sequence ATGCTTAAAAACCAACTCCTTGTCGCCTGGCGCAGTTTGATGCGCAACAAAGCGTTTTCTATTATCAACATCGTTGGACTGGCAATTGGCCTGACGGTCTGTCTGCTCATTAGTCTGTTTGTCCTTGATGAGCTAAGCTACGACCGCTTCAATGACAAGGCGGATCAGATTGTACGCGTTATTTTTCGGGGAACGATTCAGGGCGGCAATATCAACGAAGCGATGGTAATGGCGCCAACGGCACAGACGCTCAAAGCCGAATTCCCCGAAGTGCGGGACGCGACCCGGCTTAGTCAGACCGGATCGACGTTGTTTACGTACCAGAACAAAACCTTTAAAGAGCATGCCATCGCGTTCGTCGACGCTAATTTTTTCGACGTGTTCAGTCTGCCTTTCCTAAAAGGCAACTCCAAAACAGCGCTGCTACAGCCGAATACGGCGGTTATCGATCAGGTTACAGCCCGCAAGTATTTTGGTAACGAAGACCCCATTGGCAAAGTACTGACGATTAAAGGCGAGCCAACTACGTACACGATTACGGGCCTGATCGACGCGATTCCGACCAACGCCCATTTCCAGGCTAGCCTACTGCTCTCGATGGCTAGTCGCCCGGACGCCAAGTCGACTTCCTGGATGATATCGGGCTTTCATACCTACCTCGTCTTACCCCAGGACTACGATTACAAACGCTTAGAAGCTAAGCTCCCTCAGATTGTAGAGAAATACATGGCTCCTCAGCTGCAACAGGCGTTTGGGATGAACATGGCGCAGTTTCGCCAGAAGGGTAATGACGTTGGCTTATACCTGCAACCGCTCACCGACATTCACCTGCATTCTAACCTGACCGGCGAGTTATCACCCAACGGCACGATTCAATACGTCTACCTGTTCGGCGCTATCGCCCTGTTCATGTTGCTGATTGCCTGTATCAATTTTATGAACCTGTCAACGGCGGGCGCATCGAAACGAGCCAAAGAAGTGGGCATCCGGAAAGTAATGGGTTCGGAGAAACAGGGCTTAGTCCGACAGTTCCTTATTGAGTCAATGCTGTTGACCAGCCTGTCGCTGATACTAGCCATTGGTTTGCTGTACCTAAGCCTACCTTTTTTCAATGAACTGGCGGGTAAACAACTAACATTATCGTTCTTAAAAACACCCTGGCTCCTACCGGCGCTGCTGGGCGTTGGCGTGCTGGTTGGTACACTGGCAGGGAGTTACCCAGCCTTTTTTCTGGCGTCCTTCAAGCCCATCACGGTGCTGAAAGGGAGAACGATGTTTAACCATACCAGCAAATCGGGTCTTGGCTTAAGGAGCGGCTTGGTTGTGTTTCAGTTCTTCGTGTCCATCCTGCTCACCATCGGTACCGTTGTTGTGTATCAGCAGCTTACTTACATTCAGCAGAAGAAGCTGGGCTACAGCCGGGAGCAAGTACTGATTTTACCCGAAGCCTGGCGTCTGGGACGCAACGTCGATATTCTCAAAAACCAGATGCAGCAGGACGCACGCGTGCTGAGCGCCAGCGTATCGCCTTTTCTGCCCGCCGGTCCTTCAAATTCGAACAACTTTATCGTCTACGCCGACAATCGGGAGGGGCAGCTTACTAAAACACTTTGCTACGAGGTCGACGACCAGTACATGCCAACACTGGGCATGAAGCTTGTGGCGGGGCGAAATTTCTCGACCGATTTCGGTACTGACTCAACGGCGATCGTGCTGAACGAAACAGCGGCCAAAACCTTCGGTTGGGGCAAGCAAGCCATTGGCCATACGCTCACCCGCCCGCAAAACGACGGAGCAAAAACTACGTATCGCGTGATTGGTGTTGTGGAAGATTTTCACTTTCGGTCGCTGCACGAACGGATTGCCCCACTGGTTATGACGCTGAGCAAAAATGGCGGTTTTCTGATCGTCAAAACAAAAACGCAGGACGTAACGAGCCTGTTGAGTACGCTCAAACAAGAGTGGGCAACCTTGTTACCTGAGGAACCGTTCGTTTATTCCTTCCTGGACGAGAGTTTCAATGCGACTTATCGGGCCGAACAGCGAACCGGCCAGATTCTCGGCATCTTCGCGGAACTGACCATTTTCATTGCCTGCCTGGGTCTGTTTGGCCTGGCTACCTTCACCGCCGAGCAACGCACTAAGGAAATCGGCGTTCGTAAAGTACTGGGAGCCTCCGTTTTCAGCATCGTCGGCCTGCTCTCCAAAGACTTCCTCAAGCTGGTCCTGGTTGCCCTTCTTCTTGCTTCGCCTATTGCCTACTACGCCATGCACCGGTGGCTCCAGGACTTTGCGTATCGCGTCGATATCAGTTGGTGGGTCTTCGCGCTGGCGGGTCTATTGGCGGTGGGCATCGCCCTGCTGACGGTCAGCTTTCAAAGCATCAAAGCCGCTTTAGTCAATCCGGTTGAAAGTTTGCGGAGGGATTAG
- a CDS encoding exo-beta-N-acetylmuramidase NamZ domain-containing protein, with product MKITSLILFPLLAACFWLASPATTPLGPSIPGNDNVTTIPAAKLMTGADQISTYLPYLKGKRIGLVVNQTSIIGRTPSVDSLVSLGVNVVRIFGPEHGFRGNASNGAKVDDSVDSKTGIPVISLYGKYKKPSKEHLADIDLLIYDIQDVGARFYTYINTLDHVMEACAENGKELMILDRPNPNGFCVDGPILEDHLHSGIGMHRIPITHGMTIAEFAQLINGEGWLPNKAQCKLRIVKAANYTHDTPYELPVMPSPNLNTQQSILLYPSLCLFEGTIISQGRGTYMPFTVLGAPALKGKYSFSFRPVSLKGMSETPLHQNMDCYGLDLRNYDTSIFRKTKQLNLKWLMDLYKAYPDKARFFDMSQSKQMGNFDKLAGTETLKQQIIAGKSEKEIRQSWEPGLTAFKQTRRKYLLYP from the coding sequence ATGAAAATCACTTCACTTATTTTATTTCCTCTGCTGGCCGCCTGTTTTTGGCTAGCCAGTCCGGCTACTACTCCGTTAGGGCCGTCGATACCAGGTAATGATAACGTAACGACGATACCGGCGGCTAAGCTAATGACCGGTGCGGATCAGATTAGTACGTACCTCCCCTATTTGAAAGGTAAACGGATTGGACTGGTTGTTAACCAGACCTCAATTATTGGCCGTACACCCAGCGTTGATAGCTTGGTCAGTCTGGGCGTGAACGTTGTCCGGATTTTCGGCCCTGAGCATGGATTTCGGGGAAATGCCAGTAATGGCGCCAAAGTAGACGACAGCGTTGATTCTAAAACCGGCATCCCCGTAATCTCGCTCTACGGGAAATACAAGAAACCATCAAAAGAACACCTGGCCGACATCGACCTGCTAATCTACGACATTCAAGACGTGGGCGCGCGCTTTTATACGTACATCAACACCCTCGACCACGTCATGGAAGCCTGCGCCGAGAACGGCAAGGAATTAATGATTCTGGACCGGCCTAACCCCAACGGTTTCTGCGTCGACGGACCCATTCTAGAAGACCATCTGCATTCGGGGATTGGTATGCACCGCATTCCCATTACGCATGGCATGACCATCGCCGAGTTTGCGCAGCTGATCAACGGCGAAGGCTGGTTGCCTAACAAGGCGCAGTGCAAACTACGTATCGTTAAGGCTGCTAACTACACGCACGATACGCCCTACGAACTGCCAGTAATGCCTTCTCCAAACCTGAACACGCAGCAGTCGATTTTACTCTATCCCAGCCTTTGCCTGTTCGAGGGAACGATCATTAGCCAGGGGCGCGGCACGTACATGCCCTTTACGGTGCTGGGTGCTCCGGCCCTGAAAGGCAAATACTCGTTTTCGTTTCGCCCGGTCAGCCTGAAAGGCATGAGTGAAACACCCCTGCATCAGAACATGGACTGCTACGGACTTGATCTCCGCAACTACGACACGAGCATCTTCCGGAAAACGAAGCAGCTTAACCTGAAGTGGCTAATGGATTTGTACAAAGCTTATCCCGACAAGGCCCGTTTTTTCGACATGAGCCAGAGCAAACAGATGGGGAATTTTGATAAGCTGGCGGGTACGGAGACATTGAAGCAGCAGATCATTGCCGGGAAGAGTGAGAAAGAGATTCGCCAGAGTTGGGAGCCCGGCCTGACGGCCTTCAAACAGACGCGCAGGAAGTATTTGCTGTATCCATAA
- a CDS encoding ABC transporter permease — MKKIIVSFATALENIRSRFFHTILSILGIVIGVAALVAILSLIDGMEQYAHEQITKTTSLNAIMIQSNPYKSVNDVSVRKDDYVYFTHDTFQKMVASLTKPVIPYLEWRQSSEIVGKATSRKVGTVVTGTTLPLHPGITLVHGRAFTEAELDNKRPVAFINQRMARQLVDKQSEKQAVGQQIVYNGTALTVIGVWTDKDISYGQLLMPLTLVSDSALKATLPMGIIDAKNVENVVGLKSEIENWLNANTRNKLDDFTIITNEQRVSQATKGFLLFRIVMGLIVGISVLVGGIGVMNVLLISVTERTVEIGVRKALGDKKRDILWQFLSESITISTFGSLLGLALGVLSTLAFIPIVKAMTAVPFQAAYTWNTFIVIVVIAMVIGVVFGTYPAMRAARLDPVEAIRRE; from the coding sequence ATGAAAAAGATCATTGTCTCGTTCGCGACGGCGCTGGAGAACATTCGCTCCCGATTCTTCCATACCATCTTGTCCATTCTTGGCATTGTGATCGGCGTGGCTGCTTTGGTGGCTATCCTGTCGCTGATTGATGGTATGGAACAGTATGCTCACGAGCAGATCACGAAAACGACGTCACTGAATGCGATTATGATTCAGTCGAATCCGTACAAGTCGGTCAATGACGTATCTGTCCGAAAAGACGACTATGTGTATTTCACCCACGATACGTTCCAGAAGATGGTAGCCTCGCTGACGAAGCCCGTTATACCTTATCTGGAATGGCGGCAATCCAGCGAGATTGTTGGAAAGGCAACCAGTCGTAAAGTAGGAACAGTCGTCACCGGAACAACATTGCCACTTCATCCGGGCATCACGTTGGTTCATGGCCGGGCATTCACGGAAGCAGAACTTGACAATAAACGTCCGGTTGCGTTCATAAACCAGCGGATGGCCCGGCAACTGGTTGATAAGCAATCTGAGAAGCAAGCCGTTGGTCAGCAGATTGTTTACAACGGCACAGCCTTGACCGTAATTGGTGTCTGGACGGATAAAGATATCAGCTACGGTCAGTTGCTGATGCCATTGACCCTGGTATCCGACAGTGCGCTGAAAGCCACTCTGCCCATGGGAATTATTGACGCGAAAAACGTAGAGAACGTGGTTGGGTTAAAGTCAGAAATCGAAAACTGGCTGAACGCCAATACCAGGAACAAACTAGACGATTTCACTATCATCACGAACGAACAGCGGGTAAGCCAGGCGACCAAAGGTTTTCTACTTTTCCGGATAGTGATGGGGCTGATCGTTGGGATTTCGGTACTGGTGGGCGGAATCGGGGTGATGAATGTCCTGCTGATTTCAGTTACCGAACGAACAGTTGAGATCGGCGTTCGAAAAGCCCTTGGCGATAAAAAACGGGATATTCTCTGGCAGTTCCTATCCGAATCAATCACCATTTCGACCTTCGGTAGTTTGCTGGGGCTGGCACTGGGCGTACTCAGTACGTTGGCCTTTATTCCGATCGTGAAAGCGATGACTGCCGTTCCGTTTCAGGCGGCTTACACCTGGAACACATTTATAGTTATCGTAGTCATTGCCATGGTCATTGGGGTCGTTTTTGGTACGTATCCCGCCATGCGTGCTGCCCGGCTCGACCCGGTCGAAGCCATTCGGCGCGAATAA
- a CDS encoding ABC transporter permease — protein sequence MLQSYFRLALRNLWRNKLYSALNIGGLALGMAISMLMLLYVVHEYNYDRFHSKAQQIVRMTIQQERDGMQLNSVAVSFTVSDRIKRQVPQVEQMTRLIPSDWQGKDIVRHQNQQFFVKDIHYADSSFFDFFAFPMKQGNGRIALSQPNSVILTASLARKFFGQADPMGKTVVFNNAHRLTVAGVMEDLPSNTAFTFPMLISTSSFKQLAPAWRWETAPEGETYFRLSPQITSKQFASFLNKYVKLSNEPKVNVTAIIDPLTGMHIGGFVTNSMVGSYVQTFLWIGISVLLLALINYMNLTTARATVRAKEVSMRKVLGGNQRALIGQFFVESAFVSALSFCLGVGLMLLLKDPFLSLIDAKIDQSFLVSSFSLLTLSGILLMSILVSGSYPAFVLSRFAPINTLKGQINLPGNLSVRQVLVVFQFVVSITLIFCTVVAQQQLRYMQTKDLGLNVDQVMGISLSKSVGNHYSSFRQDILAQSGVDRIATSAMAFYGGGFNVWSVKTAKRQKPVTLAGLSVDSSFVPTLRLRWKNPPQDAVAGQLFINETAAKELGIAKNPLGQVLTINDRQQEVRGVVEDFHMSSVKDPIQPTLLMVGPDTSRGFADYNGTLYIRFRKGVDLQQQVKKLEQIVQKHASDSPFDYYFLDDAFNRLFQTEQRLANVLNVFTVAGILIACLGLFGLVAFSAERRTKEIGIRKVLGASVSSLVSLLSKDFLKLVALAILIASPLAWYTMDNWLQAYTYKITIDWRVFALVSLLAMGIAFLTISYQSIKAALVNPVKSLRSE from the coding sequence TGAGTGATCGGATCAAACGTCAGGTACCGCAGGTGGAACAAATGACCCGGTTGATTCCCAGCGACTGGCAGGGTAAAGACATTGTTCGCCACCAGAATCAGCAGTTTTTCGTCAAAGACATTCACTACGCCGATTCTTCGTTCTTCGACTTTTTCGCGTTTCCGATGAAGCAGGGCAACGGTCGAATTGCTCTCTCGCAGCCTAATTCTGTTATCCTGACAGCATCACTAGCCCGTAAATTCTTTGGTCAGGCCGATCCGATGGGCAAAACGGTGGTATTCAACAACGCGCATCGGCTCACGGTGGCTGGGGTCATGGAGGATTTACCGTCGAACACGGCGTTCACGTTTCCAATGCTGATTTCGACCAGCAGCTTCAAACAGCTTGCCCCCGCCTGGCGCTGGGAAACGGCGCCCGAAGGCGAGACATATTTCCGCCTGAGTCCGCAAATTACCAGTAAGCAATTCGCATCATTCCTCAACAAGTACGTCAAGCTTTCCAACGAGCCGAAAGTGAACGTAACGGCCATTATCGACCCACTGACAGGCATGCACATTGGTGGGTTTGTCACAAATTCGATGGTTGGCAGCTACGTTCAAACCTTTCTCTGGATCGGTATCAGCGTTCTGTTACTGGCGCTGATCAATTACATGAACCTGACCACAGCGCGCGCTACGGTACGGGCCAAAGAAGTCAGTATGCGCAAAGTGCTGGGTGGCAATCAACGCGCGCTCATCGGCCAGTTTTTTGTCGAATCGGCCTTCGTCAGTGCGCTATCGTTTTGCCTGGGCGTTGGTTTGATGCTCCTGCTCAAAGACCCGTTTCTCAGCCTGATCGATGCCAAAATAGATCAGTCTTTTTTAGTGAGTTCCTTTTCGCTACTGACGCTTTCGGGTATTCTGCTGATGAGCATTCTGGTATCGGGTAGCTATCCGGCTTTTGTGCTGTCCCGCTTTGCCCCAATCAATACCTTGAAAGGGCAAATCAACCTGCCCGGAAACCTATCGGTTCGGCAAGTATTGGTCGTTTTTCAGTTCGTCGTGTCAATCACGCTGATCTTTTGTACAGTCGTTGCTCAACAGCAACTCCGGTACATGCAGACGAAGGATCTGGGCTTGAATGTCGATCAGGTGATGGGCATTTCGCTCAGTAAATCAGTGGGAAACCATTACAGCAGTTTTCGGCAGGACATACTGGCGCAAAGCGGAGTCGACCGAATTGCGACCAGCGCAATGGCATTTTACGGCGGTGGCTTCAACGTCTGGTCGGTTAAGACGGCTAAACGTCAAAAGCCTGTTACACTAGCTGGTCTGAGCGTTGACAGTTCGTTTGTACCGACGCTTAGGTTACGTTGGAAAAATCCGCCACAGGACGCAGTGGCTGGCCAGTTGTTTATCAATGAAACAGCGGCAAAGGAGTTGGGTATCGCTAAGAACCCACTGGGGCAGGTACTAACCATTAACGATAGGCAGCAAGAGGTGCGCGGGGTGGTCGAAGATTTCCACATGAGTTCGGTAAAAGACCCAATTCAACCTACCTTGTTGATGGTTGGCCCCGACACCAGCCGGGGATTTGCAGACTACAATGGTACACTGTACATCCGCTTCCGGAAAGGCGTCGACCTGCAGCAGCAGGTCAAGAAGCTCGAACAAATCGTTCAGAAACACGCATCGGACTCTCCTTTCGATTACTATTTCCTCGATGACGCCTTTAATCGTCTTTTCCAAACGGAACAGCGGTTGGCCAACGTGCTGAATGTATTCACAGTTGCCGGTATTCTGATTGCCTGCCTGGGCCTGTTCGGACTCGTCGCTTTCTCGGCGGAACGTCGGACCAAAGAAATTGGTATCCGAAAGGTGCTGGGCGCGAGTGTTAGTAGTCTGGTGAGTCTACTATCAAAAGACTTTCTGAAACTGGTTGCACTGGCTATTCTGATCGCTAGCCCGCTGGCCTGGTACACGATGGACAACTGGTTACAGGCGTACACCTATAAAATTACCATCGACTGGCGCGTCTTTGCCCTCGTCAGCCTACTGGCCATGGGCATTGCCTTTCTGACGATCAGCTACCAAAGCATTAAAGCCGCGCTCGTCAATCCGGTTAAATCACTCAGGAGCGAGTAG
- the katG gene encoding catalase/peroxidase HPI — protein sequence MDNYSGDISKCPFYSSAQQNGPAQKMNVAGNGMQNRDWWPNQLKVNLLRQNSPASNPMGESFNYAEEFKSLDLDAVKQDLHALMTDSQEWWPADYGHYGPLFIRMAWHSAGTYRIGDGRGGSGAGQQRFAPLNSWPDNVSLDKARRLLWPIKQKYGRKISWADLMILTGNVALESMGFKTFGFAGGREDVWEPELDVYWGSENQWLGSNVRYSRGAEGADGDHGILVSDEDPNGRIHERDLEQPLAAANMGLIYVNPEGPDGNPDPVAAAKDIRQTFGRMAMNDEETVALIAGGHSFGKTHGAGPSEHVGADPEGADMEEQGFGWASTFGTGKGADTITSGLEVIWTTTPTQWSNNYFENLFNYEWELTKSPGGAHQWVAKDAENTIPDAYDATKSHRPTMLTTDLSMKMDPAYEKISRRFYGNPDEFADAFARAWFKLTHRDMGPIARYLGPDVPQEELIWQDPIPAVNHELIDASDVAALKANILASGLSIPELVTTAWASASTFRGSDKRGGANGARVRLAPQKDWEANNPTQLAKVLGTLESIQEEFNSTQTGGKKVSLADLIVLAGGAAVEKAAQAAGIEITVPFTPGRMDASAEQTDAESFDVLEPIADGFRNYLKKKYTVSTEELLIDKAQLLTLTAPELTVLIGGMRALNANFDGSKLGILTDRPEVLTNDFFVNLLDIRTAWKATADHKEVFEGRDRATGELKWTGTRADLVFGSNSELRVIAEVYASSDANEKFVKDFVAAWSKVMMLDRFELA from the coding sequence ATGGATAATTATTCAGGTGACATCAGCAAGTGCCCATTTTACAGCAGCGCCCAGCAAAACGGGCCTGCTCAGAAAATGAACGTAGCTGGTAACGGAATGCAGAACCGTGACTGGTGGCCAAACCAGTTGAAAGTAAATCTGCTTCGGCAAAATTCGCCGGCTTCAAACCCAATGGGTGAGTCGTTCAACTACGCTGAAGAATTCAAAAGCCTCGATCTGGACGCCGTTAAGCAGGACCTGCACGCCCTGATGACTGACTCGCAGGAGTGGTGGCCTGCCGATTACGGCCACTATGGTCCGCTGTTTATCCGGATGGCCTGGCACAGTGCCGGTACCTACCGCATCGGCGATGGCCGGGGTGGTTCGGGCGCTGGGCAGCAGCGGTTTGCCCCGCTCAACAGCTGGCCCGACAACGTTAGCCTCGACAAGGCACGGCGGCTGCTGTGGCCAATCAAACAGAAATACGGCCGTAAGATTTCCTGGGCTGACTTAATGATTCTGACGGGCAACGTAGCCCTCGAATCGATGGGCTTCAAAACCTTCGGCTTTGCCGGTGGTCGGGAAGACGTATGGGAGCCGGAACTGGACGTATACTGGGGCTCGGAAAATCAGTGGCTCGGTAGTAACGTGCGGTATTCGCGTGGAGCAGAAGGAGCCGATGGCGACCACGGCATCCTGGTGTCAGACGAAGACCCGAACGGCCGGATTCACGAGCGTGACCTGGAGCAACCGCTGGCGGCTGCTAACATGGGTCTAATCTATGTGAACCCCGAAGGCCCCGACGGTAACCCCGATCCGGTGGCTGCGGCCAAAGACATTCGGCAGACGTTTGGCCGGATGGCGATGAACGACGAAGAAACGGTAGCCCTGATCGCTGGTGGCCACAGCTTCGGTAAGACCCACGGTGCGGGTCCGTCGGAGCACGTTGGTGCCGATCCTGAAGGTGCCGATATGGAAGAGCAGGGTTTCGGCTGGGCCAGCACGTTCGGTACCGGTAAAGGGGCCGACACGATCACGAGTGGTCTGGAAGTAATCTGGACAACCACGCCGACGCAGTGGAGTAATAACTACTTCGAGAACCTGTTCAACTACGAGTGGGAGCTGACCAAGAGCCCCGGTGGTGCGCATCAGTGGGTAGCGAAGGATGCCGAAAACACCATTCCCGACGCATACGATGCAACGAAGAGCCACCGGCCCACGATGCTGACCACGGACCTGTCGATGAAGATGGACCCGGCCTACGAGAAAATTTCGCGTCGGTTCTACGGAAATCCTGACGAGTTCGCCGATGCATTCGCCCGTGCTTGGTTCAAGCTGACGCACCGGGATATGGGTCCGATCGCCCGGTACCTCGGTCCCGACGTACCGCAGGAAGAACTAATCTGGCAGGACCCAATTCCGGCTGTAAACCACGAACTGATTGACGCCAGCGACGTCGCTGCGCTGAAAGCCAATATCCTGGCGTCGGGTCTGAGCATTCCCGAACTGGTTACGACGGCCTGGGCGTCGGCGTCGACCTTCCGTGGCTCTGACAAGCGCGGTGGTGCCAATGGTGCCCGCGTCCGGCTGGCCCCCCAGAAAGATTGGGAAGCCAACAACCCGACCCAACTGGCGAAGGTGCTGGGTACGCTGGAAAGCATCCAGGAAGAGTTCAACAGCACGCAGACCGGCGGTAAGAAAGTATCCCTGGCCGACCTGATCGTGCTGGCGGGTGGTGCCGCCGTTGAGAAAGCGGCCCAAGCCGCCGGTATTGAGATTACGGTGCCGTTTACACCCGGCCGGATGGATGCATCGGCCGAGCAGACCGACGCTGAGTCGTTCGATGTGCTGGAGCCGATTGCCGACGGTTTCCGCAACTACCTGAAAAAGAAGTACACGGTATCGACCGAAGAATTGCTGATCGACAAGGCGCAGCTGCTAACCCTGACGGCTCCCGAACTGACGGTGCTGATTGGGGGTATGCGCGCCCTGAACGCCAACTTCGACGGCTCGAAACTCGGTATCCTGACCGACCGGCCGGAAGTGCTGACCAACGATTTCTTCGTGAATCTGCTCGACATCCGCACGGCCTGGAAAGCGACTGCCGATCACAAAGAAGTGTTTGAAGGCCGCGACCGCGCAACGGGCGAACTGAAATGGACCGGCACCCGTGCCGATCTTGTTTTCGGTTCGAACTCGGAACTGCGCGTGATTGCCGAAGTATACGCTAGCTCCGATGCCAACGAGAAGTTCGTCAAGGATTTCGTAGCTGCCTGGAGCAAGGTAATGATGCTGGACCGCTTCGAGCTGGCCTAG